In Phocoena sinus isolate mPhoSin1 chromosome 10, mPhoSin1.pri, whole genome shotgun sequence, a single genomic region encodes these proteins:
- the PFDN5 gene encoding prefoldin subunit 5 yields the protein MAQSVNITELNLPQLEMLKNQLDQEVEFLSTSIAQLKVVQTKYVEAKDCLNVLNKSNEGKELLVPLTSSMYVPGKLHDVEHVLIDVGTGYYVEKTAEDARDFFKRKIDFLTKQMEKIQPALQEKHAMKQAVMEMMSQKIQQLTALGAPQATAKA from the exons ATGGCGCAGTCGGTTAATATCACCGAGCTGAATCTGCCGCAGCTAGAAATGCTCAAGAACCAGCTGGACCAG GAAGTGGAGTTCTTGTCCACGTCCATTGCCCAGCTCAAGGTGGTACAGACCAAGTATGTGGAAGCCAAGGACTGTCTGAACGTGCTGAACAAAAGCAACGAGG GGAAAGAATTACTGGTCCCACTGACGAGTTCT ATGTATGTCCCTGGGAAGCTGCATGATGTGGAACATGTGCTCATCGATGTGGGAACTGGCTACTATGTAGAGAAG ACGGCTGAGGATGCTAGGGACTTCTTCAAGAGGAAGATAGACTTTCTCACCAAGCAAATGGAGAAAATCCAGCCAGCTCTGCAGGAGAAGCATGCCATGAAACAGG CTGTCATGGAGATGATGAGCCAGAAAATTCAGCAGCTCACAGCCCTGGGAGCACCTCAGGCTACCGCCAAGGCCTGA
- the MYG1 gene encoding UPF0160 protein MYG1, mitochondrial: MGHRFLRGFLPVLLLLLPPPRRSPHLKRSLESVPLSKRPRGHLMAPPRIGTHNGTFHCDEALACALLRLLPEYRDAEIVRTRDPEKLASCDIVVDVGGEYDPQRHRYDHHQRSFTETMSSLSPGKPWQTKLSSAGLIYLHFGHKLLAQLLVTSEEDSVVGTLYDKMYENFVEEVDAVDNGISQWEEGEPRYAVTTTLSARVARLNPTWNQPNQDTEAGFKRAMDLVREEFLQRLDFYQHSWLPARALVEEALAQRFQVDPSGEIIELVKGGCPWKEHLYHLESGLSSPGTIAFVIYTDQAGQWRVQCVPKELHSFQSRLPLPEPWRGLRDEALDQVSGIPGCVFVHTSGFIGGHRTREGALSMARATLAQRPAPMPPTNSLVQ; the protein is encoded by the exons ATGGGCCACCGCTTCCTGCGCGGTTTTCTAcctgtgctgctgctgctgctgccgccaccccGCCGAAGCCCGCATCTCAAGCGCAGCCTGGAGTCCGTCCCACTCTCCAAACGACCCCGCGGCCACCTCATGGCCCCGCCCCGAATCGGGACGCACAACGGCACTTTCCACTGCGATGAGGCGCTGGCGTGCGCGTTGCTGCGCCTCCTGCCCGAGTACCGG gaTGCAGAGATTGTGCGGACCCGGGACCCCGAGAAACTGGCTTCTTGTGACATCGTGGTAGACGTGGGTGGCGAGTACGACCCTCAGAGACACCGATATGACCATCACCAGAG GTCTTTCACGGAGACCATGAGCTCCCTGTCCCCTGGGAAGCCGTGGCAGACCAAGCTGAGCAGTGCGGGACTCATCTATCTGCACTTCGGGCATAAGCTGCTGGCCCAGTTGCTGGTTACTAGCGAAGAGGACAGCGTGGTGGGCACCCTCTATGACAAG ATGTACGAGAACTTCGTGGAGGAGGTGGATGCGGTGGACAACGGGATCTCtcagtgggaggagggagagcctCGGTACGCGGTGACCACTACGCTGAGCGCCCGGGTTGCTCGGCTTAATCCCACCTGGAACCAGCCCAACCAAGACACTGAG GCCGGGTTCAAGCGTGCAATGGACCTGGTTCGAGAGGAGTTTCTGCAGAGACTAGACTTCTACCAGCACAGCTGGCTGCCAGCCCGGGCCCTGGTGGAAGAGGCCCTGGCCCAGCGGTTCCAG GTGGACCCAAGTGGGGAGATAATAGAACTGGTGAAGGGTGGATGCCCCTGGAAGGAGCACCTCTACCACCTGGAATCGGGGCTGTCCTCCCCGGGGACCATCGCCTTTGTTATCTACACGGACCAGGCTGGACAGTGGCGGGTACAGTGTGTGCCTAAGGAGCTGCATTCATTCCAGAGCAG GCTGCCCCTGCCAGAGCCATGGCGGGGTCTTCGGGATGAGGCCCTAGACCAGGTCAGTGGCATTCCTGGCTGTGTCTTTGTCCACACCAGTGGCTTCATTGGCGGGCACCGTACCCGAGAGGGTGCCCTGAGCATGGCCCGTGCCACCTTGGCCCAGCGCCCAGCACCTATGCCTCCCACAAATTCCCTAGTCCAATAA